A genomic segment from Rhinatrema bivittatum chromosome 19, aRhiBiv1.1, whole genome shotgun sequence encodes:
- the LOC115081179 gene encoding flotillin-1 has translation MVFYTCGPNEAMVVSGFCRSPPVMVAGGRVFVFPCVQQIQRISLNTLTLNVKSEKVYTRHGVPISVTGIAQVKIQGQNKEMLAAACQMFLGKSEAEVAQISLETLEGHQRAIMAHMTVEEIYKDRQKFSEQVFKVASSDLVNMGISVVSYTLKDIHDDQDYLHSLGKARTAQVQKDARIGEAEAKRDAGIKEAKAMQEKVSAQYLSEIEMAKAQRDFELKKAAYDIEVNTKKAESDLAYQLQVAKTKQKIEEQKMQVLVVERTQQIQLQEQEITRREKELEAKVKKPAEAERFRLEKIAEAQRRQLITQAEAEAEAVRVKGEANAFAIEAKARADAEQMAKKAEAFQQFQEAAMVDMLLEKLPEVAAEISRPLTEVKKIKMVSSGNGEVGASKLTGEVLDILNRLPETVEKLTGIGIAQSGQKKPGRMS, from the exons ATGGTTTTCTACACCTGCGGACCCAACGAAGCCATGGTGGTCTCGG GGTTCTGCCGGAGCCCCCCAGTGATGGTGGCAGGGGGGCGCGTGTTTGTGTTTCCCTGCGTGCAGCAGATCCAGAG GATCTCGTTGAACACCCTGACGCTGAATGTGAAGAGCGAGAAGGTGTACACTAGGCATGGCGTCCCCATCTCGGTCACCGGCATTGCTCAG GTGAAGATCCAGGGAcagaacaaggagatgctggccgCTGCCTGTCAGATGTTCTTGGGGAAGTCTGAGGCCGAGGTGGCTCAGATCTCCCTGGAGACGCTGGAGGGACACCAGAGAGCTATCATGGCACACATGACAGTGGAG GAGATCTACAAGGACCGGCAGAAGTTTTCGGAGCAGGTGTTTAAGGTGGCCTCCTCGGATCTGGTGAACATGGGGATCAGCGTCGTCAGCTACACCCTGAAGGATATCCACGACGATCAG gatTACCTGCATTCCCTGGGGAAAGCCAGGACAGCCCAGGTTCAGAAGGATGCCAGGATAGGCGAGGCAGAGGCGAAGCGAGATGCTGGAATAAAG GAAGCAAAGGCCATGCAGGAGAAGGTGTCGGCGCAGTACCTGAGTGAGATCGAGATGGCCAAGGCACAGCGCGACTTCGAGCTGAAGAAGGCAGCCTATGACATCGAGGTGAACACCAAGAAAGCCGAGTCGGACCTGGCCTATCAGCTTCAG GTGGCCAAGACAAAGCAGAAGATTGAAGAGCAGAAGATGCAGGTTCTAGTGGTGGAGCGCACCCAACAGATCCAGCTGCAGGAACAGGAGATCACCCGTCGGGAGAAGGAGCTGGAGGCCAAAGTCAAGAAACCGGCCGAGGCCGAGCGCTTCCGGCTGGAGAAGATAGCAGAGGCCCAGAG ACGGCAGCTGATCACGCAGGCGGAGGCTGAGGCCGAGGCAGTGAGG GTGAAAGGCGAGGCTAACGCTTTTGCGATCGAGGCCAAAGCTCGAGCAGACGCGGAGCAGATGGCAAAGAAGGCGGAGGCCTTCCAGCAGTTCCAGGAGGCCGCCATGGTGGACATGCTGCTGGAGAAGCTGCCAGAG GTGGCGGCTGAGATCAGCAGGCCCCTCACAGAGGTGAAGAAGATCAAAATGGTTTCCAGCGGCAACGGGGAGGTGGGGGCTTCCAAGCTGACCGGGGAGGTCCTGGATATCCTCAACAGGCTGCCAGAGACCGTGGAGAAACTGACAGGCATCGGCATCGCCCAG AGCGGCCAGAAGAAGCCGGGCCGCATGTCCTAA
- the IER3 gene encoding radiation-inducible immediate-early gene IEX-1 translates to MVATGVEGLPPAEMCKARDPGGARAARLPPAQTDAPHGRAFHPLSGSPARSRKRCRKVLYPPVVRRYLPVEEKCQGQRLLFLLLAVVSVQVYSASENQEDAMVSCSVPETGAPRCPPAGEGLEDHWQREAPSADSLAPGQLLALASTVESPISLDITELWQGTLAKY, encoded by the exons atggtTGCGACGGGTGTGGAGGGGTTGCCCCCTGCGGAGATGTGCAAGGCTCGCGATCCCGGGGGAGCGAGGGCCGCCCGCCTGCCCCCGGCACAGACGGACGCGCCGCACGGGCGAGCCTTTCACCCCCTGTCCGGGAGCCCcgcgaggagcaggaagcgctgcCGGAAAGTGCTCTACCCGCCAGTG GTGAGGCGGTACCTGCCTGttgaggaaaaatgccagggccagcgactcctcttcctcctgctggcCGTCGTCTCGGTGCAGGTGTACAGCGCCAGCGAGAACCAGGAGGATGCCATGGTGTCCTGCAGCGTGCCGGAGACAGGAGCCCCACGGTGCCCCCCAGCGGGAGAGGGGCTGGAGGACCACTGGCAGAGGGAGGCTCCGTCGGCAGACAGCTTGGCACCAGGGCAGCTGCTCGCCTTGGCCTCGACAGTCGAATCCCCCATCTCTCTGGACATCACAGAGCTCTGGCAGGGAACACTGGCTAAGTActga